Proteins from a single region of Sediminitomix flava:
- a CDS encoding UDP-N-acetylmuramoyl-tripeptide--D-alanyl-D-alanine ligase has protein sequence MQIEQLYQKYLEHPNVITDSRKIEEGCIFFALKGASFNGNEFAKEALEKGAAYSIIDEEKYKSSDKCILVENVLECLQKLAAHHRNQFDIPVVAVTGSNGKTTTKEILFQVLSKKYKTHATKGNFNNHIGVPLTLLDMPLDTEMALIEMGDNHVGEVIELCKYANPNYGFITNIGKDHIEGFGSFEANVRAKSEIFDFLIKANGTAFINSQDPILKNMARRFEKPIFYGDEYDFSNLTFLGASPFIKYKDRQETVVQTQLLGAYNFENIQTAFCLGKYFEVENNDIHDAISNYIPDNNRSQFLEKGSNAIVLDAYNANPSSVEAALENFAQFETEKTKLVILGDMFELGDISAEEHKRMIDIALEKDLDAIFCGERYTAHKTDKAQFFESRDRLLAYLKNNKIENSLVLVKGSRSMKLEEVLDYLG, from the coding sequence ATGCAAATTGAACAACTTTATCAGAAATACTTAGAGCATCCTAATGTGATTACAGACAGTCGTAAGATTGAGGAAGGATGTATCTTTTTTGCTTTGAAAGGAGCTTCGTTCAATGGGAATGAATTTGCAAAAGAAGCATTAGAAAAAGGCGCTGCATACTCTATCATCGATGAAGAAAAGTATAAGAGTTCTGATAAATGCATCTTGGTTGAAAATGTATTAGAATGTCTTCAGAAGTTAGCAGCTCATCATCGAAATCAGTTTGATATCCCTGTAGTTGCAGTAACGGGTTCTAATGGAAAGACAACCACCAAAGAAATTTTATTTCAAGTTCTTTCTAAAAAATATAAAACTCACGCTACTAAAGGGAATTTCAATAATCATATAGGCGTACCACTCACGCTACTTGACATGCCACTTGATACTGAGATGGCATTGATCGAAATGGGAGATAATCATGTAGGAGAGGTTATAGAACTGTGTAAATATGCCAATCCTAATTATGGATTTATCACAAATATCGGGAAAGACCATATTGAAGGATTCGGAAGCTTTGAGGCAAATGTGAGAGCCAAAAGTGAAATTTTTGATTTTCTGATTAAAGCAAACGGAACTGCTTTCATAAACTCCCAAGATCCGATTTTGAAGAATATGGCTAGAAGGTTTGAAAAGCCTATTTTTTACGGTGATGAATACGATTTCTCGAATCTTACATTCTTGGGTGCTAGTCCATTTATCAAATATAAAGACAGACAAGAGACTGTAGTTCAAACACAGCTTTTGGGAGCCTACAATTTTGAGAATATTCAAACTGCATTTTGTCTCGGGAAATATTTTGAGGTAGAAAATAATGACATCCACGATGCAATTTCTAATTATATCCCTGATAATAACCGATCACAATTCTTGGAAAAAGGCAGTAATGCCATTGTTCTAGATGCTTACAATGCAAATCCATCATCGGTAGAAGCAGCTCTAGAAAACTTTGCCCAATTTGAAACTGAAAAAACAAAATTGGTCATTTTGGGGGACATGTTTGAATTGGGAGACATCAGTGCAGAAGAACACAAAAGAATGATTGACATAGCTTTAGAAAAAGACTTAGATGCTATTTTCTGCGGGGAAAGATATACAGCTCATAAAACAGATAAAGCCCAATTCTTTGAATCAAGAGATAGACTCTTAGCGTATTTGAAAAATAATAAAATCGAAAATTCTTTAGTACTTGTGAAAGGTTCTCGAAGTATGAAACTAGAAGAAGTATTAGATTATTTAGGTTAA
- a CDS encoding SO2930 family diheme c-type cytochrome codes for MKSTIKNTILSLLFLASTVACQETKTSKKERPKAVKASYEAKENPALASLGKLKLSEYGFFNGKISDLNPIAEVYHYELNSALFTDYAFKKRFIYLPNGKSMTYDPEETFDFPKGAVIIKNFYYLTDFRKPEGEKEIIETRLLIKETSDWKALSYIWNKEQTDAFLEVAGAEKQVEWTHYDGTLKQVNYLVPNMNQCKSCHMSDKKIVPIGPKARHLNRSFVYEEKAVNQLEYFESKAILNGLVEKNDRPANVEWDDEAALLHDRAIAYLDINCGHCHNPKGPAKTSGLDLTVFAKTNMEKGILKAPIAAGKGSGNLNYDIVPGNPKHSILHYRMASTDPGIMMPEIGRSLAHKEGVELISEWIKNMKVESSK; via the coding sequence ATGAAATCAACAATAAAAAATACGATACTAAGCTTACTTTTCTTGGCAAGTACTGTGGCTTGCCAAGAAACTAAAACTTCAAAAAAGGAACGTCCTAAAGCTGTAAAAGCGAGTTACGAGGCAAAAGAAAATCCTGCACTTGCTAGTTTAGGGAAGTTGAAACTTTCAGAATACGGCTTTTTCAATGGGAAAATCTCTGATTTAAATCCTATTGCAGAAGTTTACCATTATGAATTAAACTCAGCTCTTTTTACTGATTATGCCTTCAAAAAAAGGTTTATTTATCTTCCGAATGGAAAAAGCATGACGTATGATCCTGAGGAGACCTTTGACTTTCCTAAAGGAGCTGTAATTATCAAGAATTTTTATTATCTGACTGATTTTAGAAAGCCTGAAGGCGAGAAAGAAATTATCGAAACAAGACTTCTGATAAAAGAAACTTCTGATTGGAAAGCCTTGTCGTATATCTGGAATAAGGAACAGACAGACGCTTTTTTAGAAGTCGCTGGAGCTGAAAAGCAAGTAGAATGGACACACTATGACGGAACATTGAAACAAGTAAATTATCTAGTTCCGAATATGAATCAATGTAAAAGCTGTCATATGAGTGACAAGAAAATTGTACCAATTGGTCCTAAAGCACGTCACCTTAATCGTAGTTTTGTTTACGAGGAAAAAGCTGTCAATCAACTAGAATATTTTGAAAGTAAAGCTATTCTTAATGGTTTGGTTGAAAAAAATGATCGTCCTGCAAACGTGGAATGGGATGATGAAGCCGCTTTACTCCATGATAGAGCAATAGCATATCTTGACATAAACTGTGGTCATTGTCATAATCCTAAAGGACCTGCTAAAACATCAGGCTTAGATTTAACCGTGTTTGCCAAAACAAATATGGAGAAAGGTATTCTGAAAGCGCCTATAGCTGCAGGAAAGGGTTCTGGTAATCTGAATTATGATATTGTACCCGGAAATCCTAAACACTCTATTTTACATTATAGAATGGCTAGTACCGATCCTGGAATTATGATGCCTGAAATAGGGAGAAGTCTCGCTCACAAAGAAGGTGTTGAACTGATCAGTGAGTGGATTAAAAATATGAAAGTAGAAAGCTCAAAATAA
- a CDS encoding parallel beta-helix domain-containing protein → MKVWHKLAIVFLIGLIAACGEKQITSYDPERSYMDKEKELITKFILAEDSSVIELPEGHFLFSQSLILDGKKKVIIRGQGLDKTVLSFKGQTQGAEGIKIANCENIVLEDFTVEDADGDNIKVSDTDGIIFRRVKVAWTGEITEENGAYGFYPVICNNVIIEECEAQGASDAGIYVGQSTNVVIRNNKAYQNVAGIESENSENVAIYGNEAYDNTGGLLIFDLPGLTRQGKNVSVYNNHIHDNNRPNFGVAGSIVSTIPLGSGLVVLATENVNIYKNIVANQKTVNLAIISYEILAALAKDEEKKDETELPGGVRGLDQNYKTDAKYNPYPSQITIQENQFSNEYSIPSLKSDFGILWLVKLGMEIPDIIVDGILPENYLDENGKILPQYRFCIENNGEALFVSLDAANDFENFTTDGSDYTCSAL, encoded by the coding sequence ATGAAAGTATGGCATAAACTAGCTATTGTTTTTCTCATAGGGCTAATCGCAGCTTGTGGTGAAAAGCAAATTACCTCTTACGACCCAGAAAGGTCATACATGGACAAAGAAAAAGAATTAATCACCAAGTTTATTTTAGCCGAAGACAGTTCCGTTATAGAACTTCCCGAAGGACATTTCCTTTTTAGTCAATCTCTTATTTTAGATGGCAAGAAAAAGGTGATTATTAGAGGACAAGGACTTGATAAAACAGTACTTTCTTTCAAAGGTCAGACTCAAGGCGCTGAAGGAATTAAAATTGCCAATTGTGAGAATATTGTTCTTGAAGACTTTACTGTAGAAGATGCCGATGGAGACAATATTAAAGTCTCAGATACAGATGGTATTATTTTCAGAAGAGTGAAAGTGGCTTGGACAGGGGAGATTACGGAGGAAAATGGCGCTTATGGTTTTTATCCCGTAATCTGTAATAATGTAATTATTGAAGAATGTGAAGCTCAAGGCGCTTCTGATGCAGGAATTTATGTTGGGCAATCAACAAATGTGGTAATTAGAAATAATAAAGCTTACCAAAATGTGGCAGGGATTGAAAGTGAGAATTCCGAAAATGTAGCCATTTATGGTAATGAGGCTTACGACAACACAGGTGGACTTCTAATTTTTGATCTCCCTGGGCTTACGCGCCAAGGAAAAAATGTGAGTGTTTATAATAACCATATCCATGATAATAACCGCCCGAATTTTGGCGTAGCAGGCTCAATTGTAAGTACAATTCCATTAGGTTCTGGCTTAGTTGTTTTAGCTACCGAAAATGTAAATATCTACAAGAACATTGTAGCCAATCAGAAAACAGTAAACCTAGCGATAATTAGCTACGAAATATTAGCTGCTTTGGCTAAAGATGAAGAAAAGAAAGATGAGACAGAGCTGCCGGGTGGAGTGAGAGGCTTAGACCAGAACTATAAAACTGATGCAAAATATAATCCTTATCCTTCTCAAATTACCATTCAAGAAAATCAGTTTAGTAATGAATACTCTATTCCTTCGCTAAAGTCTGATTTCGGAATCCTTTGGTTAGTCAAATTGGGAATGGAGATTCCTGACATTATCGTTGATGGTATTTTACCAGAAAATTATCTAGATGAGAATGGGAAAATTCTTCCTCAATATCGTTTCTGTATAGAGAACAATGGTGAAGCATTGTTTGTAAGTCTTGATGCGGCAAATGATTTTGAAAACTTCACAACCGATGGAAGTGACTACACTTGTTCTGCGCTATGA
- a CDS encoding PP2C family protein-serine/threonine phosphatase has product MRGLYYRLKEHLYSDTIDPEILESKVKVLTYDLIGAILYSLVFSTVMAYLEFHIASKAIMVYGIAVSFLLVYIFNNKVSYRAVVYFMTAAVLVLYTTFIFFSGGSQSPYLISLITLTSSALWYLGKKQAIINAIISVVILAYVNIVSHLDIYSFPNEIPIPLREIHEFAAFTVFIQMYFTFIFIYEGRLLKVRRHASEQNKEIKAQNTLLNKYQIETTTQFVNLSSKKSVLDKSMKYAQKIQENFQPLESRMKEYLEDAFILYRPMADVGGDFVWVTKKDQYRIVIVADCTGHGVPAALITMLGHSILDQIILRQEILRPSNILSELDCQFNSTFHGNIPDGMDISILLFDELNQTFTFSAAKHTVLYVPKEGDSTLLKGNRYSIGGVLDQNSCNKTFDTFTATYQKGDKFYLYSDGFQDQFGGVLDKKYLRTKFIQFLENVSHYEMNEQRKLLDQEFNEWKGDASQTDDMLVVGIEL; this is encoded by the coding sequence ATGAGGGGGCTGTATTATAGGCTCAAAGAGCATCTATATTCAGATACTATCGATCCAGAAATCTTAGAAAGCAAAGTAAAAGTTTTAACCTATGATCTTATAGGTGCAATTCTTTATAGCCTTGTGTTTTCTACAGTTATGGCGTATTTAGAATTCCATATAGCTTCTAAAGCTATTATGGTTTATGGTATTGCTGTATCGTTTCTTCTTGTTTATATTTTTAATAATAAAGTCAGCTATAGGGCAGTCGTATATTTTATGACTGCAGCTGTATTAGTGCTCTACACTACATTTATATTTTTTAGTGGTGGTTCACAATCTCCTTATTTAATTTCCCTTATCACACTTACGTCAAGTGCTTTATGGTATTTGGGGAAGAAACAAGCGATTATAAATGCTATTATTTCGGTGGTGATTTTAGCATATGTAAATATTGTAAGCCATTTAGATATTTATTCATTTCCGAATGAAATCCCTATCCCATTGAGGGAAATACATGAATTTGCCGCTTTTACAGTATTCATTCAGATGTACTTCACGTTCATTTTTATCTATGAAGGGCGACTTCTAAAAGTAAGAAGACATGCATCTGAGCAGAATAAAGAAATTAAAGCACAAAATACCCTTTTGAATAAATATCAGATAGAAACAACAACTCAGTTTGTAAATCTCTCTTCTAAGAAAAGTGTGCTTGATAAGAGTATGAAGTATGCTCAGAAAATTCAGGAGAACTTTCAACCACTGGAAAGTCGAATGAAAGAATACTTAGAAGATGCATTTATACTTTATCGTCCTATGGCGGATGTAGGAGGTGATTTTGTTTGGGTAACAAAGAAAGATCAATACAGAATAGTGATTGTAGCTGATTGTACAGGACATGGTGTACCTGCTGCTTTGATTACGATGCTCGGACATTCTATTCTTGATCAGATTATTTTAAGACAAGAGATTCTTAGACCATCCAATATTTTGTCAGAATTAGACTGTCAGTTCAATAGTACTTTTCATGGTAATATTCCAGATGGGATGGATATTAGCATTCTTCTTTTTGATGAGTTGAATCAGACATTTACTTTCTCAGCAGCTAAACACACAGTCTTATATGTACCTAAAGAAGGTGATTCTACCTTGTTAAAAGGGAACAGATATTCGATAGGAGGAGTACTGGATCAAAATTCTTGTAATAAGACCTTTGATACGTTTACTGCTACTTACCAAAAAGGAGATAAATTTTACCTTTACTCAGATGGTTTCCAAGACCAGTTTGGAGGAGTGTTAGATAAAAAATACTTGAGAACTAAGTTTATTCAATTCTTAGAGAATGTTTCTCATTATGAAATGAATGAGCAAAGAAAGCTATTAGATCAGGAGTTTAATGAATGGAAAGGAGATGCATCTCAAACAGATGACATGCTAGTTGTTGGGATTGAACTGTAG
- a CDS encoding fumarate hydratase: MAEFFYQKPYPIEKDTTEYRLVSNEYVSTIEVEGKKILKVDPKGLELLAKEAMSDVSFYLRPTHLQKLSNILEDPEATDNDRFVAFTLLQNAVTAAEGKLPSCQDTGTAIVMAKKGENVWTNAEDAEHLSRGIYDTYQERNLRYSQVVPQTMFEEKNTGSNLPAQIDIYAEKGNKFEFLFLAKGGGSANKTFLYQKTKALLNEDSLTKFVEDHIMDLGTAACPPYHLALVIGGTSAEANLATVKKASAGYFDHLPTTGNEHGRAFRDLEWEKKVQEICQKSQIGAQFGGKYFTHDVRVIRLPRHAASCPVGIGVSCSADRNIKAKITEEGLFVEQLEKDPRKYLPAVEPQMEKAIEIDLDRPMEEVLAELTKYPIKTRLNLKGTLIVARDIAHARIKEMIDNGEPMPEYFKNHPIYYAGPAKTPEGMPSGSFGPTTAGRMDPYVGEFQALRGSMIMLAKGNRSDQVRQSCEKNGGFYLGSIGGPAAILAKENIKSVEVVDFEELGMEAVRKIEVENFPAFIICDDKGNDFFKEL; this comes from the coding sequence ATGGCTGAGTTTTTTTATCAGAAGCCTTATCCGATAGAAAAGGATACGACAGAATACAGACTTGTAAGCAATGAATATGTTTCTACAATTGAAGTAGAAGGAAAGAAAATCTTGAAAGTAGATCCGAAAGGATTGGAGTTGTTGGCAAAAGAAGCTATGAGCGATGTTTCTTTCTATTTGAGACCAACTCACCTTCAAAAGCTATCAAACATTTTGGAAGATCCTGAGGCAACAGATAACGATCGTTTCGTTGCTTTCACGCTTTTGCAAAATGCAGTTACAGCAGCAGAAGGTAAACTTCCATCTTGTCAAGATACTGGTACAGCTATCGTAATGGCTAAAAAAGGTGAGAACGTGTGGACAAATGCTGAAGATGCAGAACACCTTTCAAGAGGTATCTATGATACTTACCAAGAGCGTAACCTTCGTTATTCTCAAGTAGTGCCACAAACAATGTTCGAAGAAAAGAACACAGGTTCTAACCTTCCTGCACAAATTGACATTTACGCTGAAAAAGGAAACAAATTCGAATTCTTATTCTTAGCTAAAGGTGGTGGTTCTGCTAACAAAACATTCTTATACCAAAAGACAAAAGCTCTTTTGAATGAGGACAGCTTAACTAAGTTCGTAGAAGACCATATCATGGATTTGGGTACTGCTGCTTGCCCTCCTTATCACTTGGCTTTGGTGATTGGTGGTACTTCAGCAGAAGCTAACCTTGCTACAGTGAAAAAAGCATCAGCAGGGTATTTTGATCATTTACCAACAACAGGAAATGAGCATGGACGTGCTTTCCGTGATTTGGAGTGGGAAAAGAAAGTCCAAGAGATTTGTCAGAAGAGTCAGATTGGTGCTCAGTTTGGTGGTAAATATTTTACGCATGACGTTCGTGTAATTCGTTTGCCTCGTCACGCAGCATCTTGTCCAGTCGGAATTGGTGTAAGTTGTTCAGCTGACCGTAACATCAAAGCGAAAATCACTGAAGAAGGATTATTCGTTGAGCAATTGGAAAAAGACCCAAGAAAATATCTTCCTGCAGTTGAACCACAAATGGAGAAAGCGATTGAGATTGACTTGGACAGACCAATGGAAGAAGTATTGGCTGAGTTGACAAAATACCCAATCAAAACTCGCTTGAACTTGAAAGGTACTTTGATCGTAGCTCGTGATATTGCTCATGCTCGTATCAAGGAAATGATTGACAATGGTGAGCCGATGCCCGAATACTTCAAGAATCACCCAATCTATTATGCTGGACCAGCTAAGACTCCAGAAGGGATGCCTTCAGGTTCATTTGGGCCAACAACAGCAGGACGTATGGACCCTTATGTTGGGGAGTTCCAAGCGTTGAGAGGTTCTATGATTATGCTTGCAAAAGGTAACCGTTCTGATCAAGTTCGTCAGTCTTGTGAAAAAAATGGAGGATTCTACCTTGGTTCTATAGGTGGACCTGCTGCAATCTTGGCAAAAGAGAATATCAAGTCAGTTGAGGTCGTAGATTTCGAAGAATTAGGAATGGAAGCTGTTCGTAAAATTGAAGTAGAAAACTTCCCTGCATTCATCATCTGTGATGACAAAGGAAATGACTTCTTCAAAGAGCTGTAA
- a CDS encoding right-handed parallel beta-helix repeat-containing protein, whose translation MTVIFHVVGYGQDCGCDHLVPQGTTVINGDASSTIAGELILDVKAGDKICLQAGQYSDLNIKNIRGSASQPVIIQNCGGQVILGNQPWFHTIDIVNSEHFRLLGTGDASFEYGIKLDVDGFRKGGNAAPSGIHIHGESSDFEIANVEIAHTPFAGIVAKADPSCDIPNSWRRNFSMEHLSIHDCYIHDTGGEGMYIGYTGDPIACENDSIYPHFLRDVKIYDNKVERTGWDGIQVNRVIEECEIWNNTILDYGLEDEIFQNTGLYLGWESEGNIHHNIINRGSGIGVQIKGVGNVQVHNNLVANSGFDGIYANDYDAEEGRKGYEFVNNTIVSTGNFGLRMENHKSILGIDSTTDIFYNNLIVAPTSTQYGSDRDYLLISRNYVHNAAYLDSNNYYQSDLDGLFVEPSTDDYRLQEYALATDAGRDVSHLNMVTDLSNTSRVKGGRIDIGAYEHEMQTDLSIRGAMLRTEDCGKEQVGLNDNLFAEIIENATSYDFALRDTQTDSVQFYTARNRNFKLKNFSMATFAKSYAIKSRVTIGGMFVGDWSEECSLTSEGWQDTQLETAYCDVEHILFNEKVKAEGVIGATSYEFEIINTAIDYNIIYTAVSPYFYPDRLPEILYPGMVYQVRVRAFVKDQWTAWGNTCSITMATIGELAKLNDQSCDIDSVTYHQPLLFDPISGATAYFVEITSPTNQTEVVSRGVDSTFFSLSDFNLDFEANTEYSVRVKVVTSHHNTWGNIQCTIRTIPLPIGEIEGVEINEVINMDQIIRAIDNPNAIGWEFILENEALSISDTIFSENREFSLKDTPNTLYQTEYGVKVGVVTNFGKAYSEPYLINTESLPVIQMKAEVNGMDSVSEKTAIWSEFLYGADQYAFRLWNDSLGFDSTYVSQNNHTCLHHFGVLGESILEETRYHIQVKPVVEEVDGEFGEVATIRTAKLEVPPTYLKDQYCGIYGVTLDNMLWSEAVDGASSYTFRVRNDDIGYYQEYTNSYPFLKIKNLAEAVIPNKDYYIDVKARVQDLEGEYSKVCRIITYRPDGNTTLIDNDCGRDELVASDYLKANSVWAAGDYDFRIFNQELGIDTVYQSSVASAQLVRMGVEILPNTTYGIQVKANSPYYNGEFTDTCYISTASPNLNTFMKANQCTQSFSKENLIWAEPLPYADSYEFHIVNAENGYDYTHYSTSPFFKFKDLISAPVEGGKFYDIAVKASYQGEYGDFSESCAIGVQANNSRMNTYEYSDLEYAHEVDSNDELFLFPDPNDGHFHVSIHHHTEMAWILLEVLDQQGHVLVKKQYEHTSDVETDIDISNQSKGLYFIRVMADDHYSESRKVILR comes from the coding sequence ATGACTGTGATATTCCATGTTGTTGGCTATGGTCAAGATTGTGGATGTGATCACCTAGTGCCTCAAGGTACTACGGTAATAAATGGAGACGCGAGTTCTACCATAGCTGGAGAACTTATTCTAGATGTAAAGGCTGGAGATAAAATATGTTTGCAAGCCGGGCAATATTCTGATCTTAATATTAAGAATATTAGAGGTTCGGCTTCTCAACCTGTAATCATACAGAATTGTGGAGGGCAAGTGATCTTGGGAAATCAGCCATGGTTTCATACCATAGACATTGTCAATAGTGAACATTTCAGATTGTTGGGTACAGGGGATGCTTCTTTTGAATACGGGATCAAGTTAGATGTTGATGGTTTTAGAAAAGGTGGAAATGCCGCACCCAGTGGTATTCACATTCACGGGGAATCTTCCGATTTTGAAATTGCAAACGTAGAAATTGCGCACACTCCTTTCGCTGGTATTGTAGCCAAAGCAGACCCTTCTTGTGATATTCCTAATTCTTGGAGAAGAAATTTCTCAATGGAGCATCTCTCAATTCATGACTGTTACATTCATGACACAGGCGGAGAAGGAATGTATATAGGTTATACAGGCGACCCGATTGCTTGTGAAAATGACAGTATTTATCCTCACTTTTTGAGAGATGTAAAAATCTATGATAATAAGGTTGAACGAACGGGTTGGGATGGTATTCAGGTCAATCGAGTGATTGAAGAATGTGAAATATGGAATAATACCATCTTAGACTATGGCTTGGAAGATGAAATTTTCCAGAATACAGGTTTATACTTAGGATGGGAGTCTGAAGGAAATATCCACCACAATATTATTAATAGAGGTTCTGGAATAGGAGTACAAATCAAAGGAGTAGGGAATGTACAGGTTCACAATAACCTTGTAGCTAATTCGGGTTTTGATGGTATTTATGCAAATGACTATGATGCAGAAGAAGGACGAAAGGGCTATGAATTTGTGAATAATACGATTGTAAGTACGGGGAATTTTGGTTTGAGAATGGAGAACCACAAGAGTATTCTCGGAATTGATAGTACTACAGATATTTTTTACAACAACTTAATTGTAGCACCCACTTCTACACAATATGGAAGCGATAGAGATTACTTGCTTATCAGTAGAAATTATGTGCATAATGCTGCTTATCTTGACTCAAATAACTATTACCAATCCGATTTGGATGGACTTTTTGTAGAACCTTCAACGGATGATTATCGCCTTCAAGAATATGCTTTAGCAACTGATGCGGGGCGAGATGTTAGTCATCTAAATATGGTTACTGATCTATCAAATACAAGTCGTGTAAAAGGTGGACGGATAGATATTGGAGCCTATGAGCATGAAATGCAAACGGATTTGAGTATTCGAGGAGCAATGCTCAGAACGGAAGATTGTGGAAAAGAACAAGTAGGTTTGAATGATAATTTGTTTGCTGAAATTATTGAGAATGCTACAAGTTATGATTTTGCACTCCGAGATACCCAAACCGATAGCGTACAGTTTTATACGGCAAGAAATCGAAATTTTAAGCTTAAGAATTTCTCGATGGCAACTTTTGCTAAAAGTTATGCGATCAAATCAAGGGTGACAATAGGAGGAATGTTTGTAGGTGATTGGAGTGAAGAATGTTCTCTTACGTCTGAAGGTTGGCAGGATACCCAACTAGAAACAGCTTATTGTGATGTAGAACATATTTTGTTTAATGAGAAGGTTAAAGCAGAAGGAGTTATTGGTGCTACTTCTTATGAGTTTGAAATTATAAATACAGCTATAGATTATAATATCATTTATACGGCTGTTTCTCCATACTTTTACCCAGACCGACTACCAGAAATTTTATATCCTGGAATGGTATATCAAGTGCGAGTTAGAGCATTTGTGAAAGATCAATGGACAGCTTGGGGTAATACTTGTTCTATAACGATGGCAACGATTGGAGAACTAGCTAAGTTGAATGATCAATCTTGTGATATTGATTCTGTGACTTATCATCAGCCTCTACTTTTTGACCCAATTTCGGGGGCTACAGCTTATTTCGTAGAAATCACATCGCCAACTAATCAAACAGAGGTGGTTTCACGGGGTGTCGATAGTACTTTCTTTTCCTTATCCGACTTCAATTTAGATTTTGAAGCAAATACAGAGTATTCAGTACGGGTTAAAGTAGTAACTTCTCATCATAATACATGGGGAAATATTCAGTGTACAATCAGAACTATTCCGCTGCCTATTGGTGAAATAGAAGGAGTTGAAATCAATGAGGTCATTAATATGGATCAAATTATTAGAGCTATTGATAATCCTAATGCAATAGGTTGGGAGTTCATATTGGAAAATGAAGCTTTATCTATATCTGATACCATTTTTAGTGAAAATAGAGAATTCTCTCTGAAAGATACTCCAAACACGCTGTACCAAACTGAATATGGTGTGAAAGTAGGGGTTGTTACTAATTTTGGAAAGGCTTACTCTGAACCTTATTTGATCAATACCGAGAGCTTACCCGTAATTCAAATGAAAGCAGAGGTAAACGGGATGGATAGTGTAAGTGAAAAAACAGCTATCTGGTCAGAGTTTTTGTATGGAGCGGATCAGTATGCTTTTAGGCTATGGAATGATTCACTTGGCTTTGATTCAACCTATGTTAGTCAGAATAATCATACTTGCCTTCATCATTTTGGAGTTCTAGGAGAATCAATTTTAGAGGAAACGAGATATCATATTCAAGTTAAGCCTGTCGTAGAAGAGGTCGATGGAGAGTTTGGTGAAGTAGCTACAATTCGGACAGCAAAACTAGAAGTGCCTCCAACCTATTTGAAAGATCAATACTGTGGAATTTATGGGGTAACATTAGACAATATGCTTTGGTCTGAAGCTGTAGATGGCGCTAGTAGTTATACATTCCGAGTACGAAACGATGATATCGGTTATTATCAGGAATATACCAATTCTTACCCTTTTCTGAAAATTAAAAACTTAGCTGAGGCAGTAATTCCGAATAAGGATTATTACATAGATGTAAAAGCTCGTGTTCAAGATTTGGAGGGTGAATACAGTAAAGTCTGTAGAATTATCACGTATCGACCAGACGGCAATACAACGCTTATTGATAATGATTGTGGACGAGATGAATTAGTGGCTTCAGATTACCTAAAAGCAAATAGTGTATGGGCAGCAGGAGATTATGATTTTAGAATTTTCAATCAAGAATTAGGGATTGATACGGTTTATCAGTCTTCAGTTGCTTCTGCTCAGCTTGTTAGAATGGGAGTAGAGATTTTGCCAAATACTACCTACGGAATTCAAGTAAAAGCAAATAGTCCTTATTACAATGGAGAATTTACAGATACATGTTACATCTCGACAGCTTCTCCAAATTTAAACACGTTCATGAAGGCAAATCAGTGTACACAAAGCTTTTCCAAAGAGAATTTGATTTGGGCTGAACCGCTTCCATATGCTGATAGCTATGAATTTCATATTGTAAATGCTGAGAATGGTTATGATTATACACATTATTCTACTTCTCCATTTTTCAAGTTTAAAGATTTGATAAGTGCTCCTGTAGAAGGCGGTAAGTTTTATGATATAGCTGTAAAAGCGAGTTATCAAGGTGAGTACGGAGATTTTTCAGAAAGCTGTGCTATTGGAGTGCAGGCCAATAATAGCAGAATGAATACATATGAATACAGTGATTTGGAATATGCTCATGAAGTAGATAGCAATGATGAATTGTTTCTTTTCCCTGATCCTAACGATGGTCATTTTCATGTGAGTATTCACCATCATACAGAAATGGCATGGATTCTATTAGAAGTTCTCGATCAACAAGGTCATGTATTGGTGAAAAAACAATATGAACATACTTCTGATGTGGAAACTGATATTGATATCTCTAACCAAAGCAAGGGACTTTACTTTATCAGAGTGATGGCAGATGACCATTATTCAGAAAGTAGGAAAGTGATTCTCAGATAA